One Pieris napi chromosome Z, ilPieNapi1.2, whole genome shotgun sequence DNA window includes the following coding sequences:
- the LOC125062752 gene encoding uncharacterized protein LOC125062752 codes for MYDKGFIKAKSDNIPEVDIFMITDFFLNDVRFNSAEVRVAKVSRSSRESYGNKAIGYVQLSRKNIICTIYLDVCHLGEHLKHFVRSCFCSIRT; via the exons ATGTATGATAAAGGATTTATTAAGGCAAAGTCTGATAATATTCCTGAAGTTGATATATTTATGAtcaccgatttttttttaaatgacgtTCGGTTTAATTCTGCTGAAGTTCGAGTTGCCAAGGTATCAAGG tcatcGAGGGAGAGTTACGGCAACAAAGCTATAGGTTATGTTCAACTaagtcgtaaaaatattatttgtaccaTTTATTTAGACGTTTGTCATCTTGGggaacatttaaaacattttgtcaGGAGTTGTTTTTGTAGTATTCGTACATAA